TTGAATAGGATCGCTTCCTGAGATTCATTAACGATTAGCTGCGTCCATGTCCCTAGCTCTTGGTTAGGATATTTCCATGCGAAAATCCCCGGAGGACCGTCGTACTTCACCACTTCTATAATTGCCATCTGCTATTCCCTCTTTCATCATCTATGATATATGAATAACGTATGCGTTCCCGGATGGGAAATTGTGTATTTCGATATTAATTGTATACGATATATATCGTGATTTGGGTTCTTTTCACGAAAAAAATATACTCGATATGGAAACAAGTATAAACGACTTTGCCGTCCTTATAAGGACGGTAAGCGTTTAAGCGAGAAATATAAAACACATAGTATGGTGTGAAACTTATACTTTCTTATATTTAAAAAAAAGCGCGGCTTGTGTCTTCCTCTACAGGAGAACACAAGTCGCGCTTTGTAATCAGCTAAATATTAATAGTAGCTGCTATTCTCTACGAACTCGAATTCGAACTCACCAATACGGACAATAGTTCCCTCTACAGCTCCACGTTTACGAAGCTCTGCATCTACACCCATATGCCGCAATGTCCGGGCGAGCTTTAGAATCGCATCATGTGTGCTAAGCTGCATACGTTTCAACATTTTCTCGATACGAGGGCTGTTGACCACATATGTTTCATTATCACGTGTAATGGTGAACGAGTTATTATCTTCCGCTTCTAGCTTATAAACCTTACGTTCAGTTGTTCCTGATACTTCTTCAACTACCGGTGCCACCGGAATACTATCAAGAATATCCGTTGCACGATATAACAGTTCCTGAACACCCTGACGGGTAAGCGAGGAGATTGGCATAACCTCAAGATCCGGACGCAGCTCAGCTACGCGTTCTCGGAAAGCGATGAGATTCTCCTCTGACTCTGGCATATCCATTTTATTCGCGGCCACGATTTGAGGACGATCAATTAGAGCCGCATTATATTGCTTCAGCTCGTCATTAATGAGAACCCAATCCTCGAAGGGATCACGCCCCTCTGAACCAGACATATCCACTACGTGAATAATGATCCGTGTACGTTCAACGTGACGCAGGAATTCATGACCAAGCCCTATGCCTTCACTAGCTCCCTCAATTAATCCTGGCAGATCCGCCATTACAAAGCTTCGTCCATCCCCAACATCTACTACACCTAAGTTCGGTGTAATCGTAGTGAAATGGTATGCACCAATCTTTGGTTGAGCTGCGGATACGACCGACAGTAGCGTAGATTTGCCCACACTCGGGAAGCCTACAAGTCCCACATCAGCCATAACCTTAAGTTCCATAACAATATACCGCTCTTGACCTTCTTCGCCGTTCTCTGCTAGCTCTGGAGCCTTATTAGCTGCTGTTGCAAAACGAGCATTCCCACGACCCCCACGACCCCCACGGGCAACAACAACTTGCTGACCATGACGAGTCAAATCGGCGATGATCTCTTGAGTATCATCGTCAATTAACATGGTTCCAGGTGGAATCCGCACGATCATATGATCAGCGTTCGCCCCATGCTGACTTCTGTTACGTCCTTTAATCCCTTTGTCCGCTTTAAAATGGCGTTGATAACGGAAATCCATCAGCGTACGCAAGCCCTCATCTACGCGGAAGATAACGTCGCCACCACGGCCACCGTCACCACCTGCTGGACCACCATCCGGTACATACTTTTCCCGGCGAAACGCAACGATACCATCCCCGCCGTCTCCGCCCTTAACATAAATCTTAGCTTTATCTACGAACATTAATGTTCACCTTCCTCACATTTCAAGCGGCAAACGCAGCTCTACATAAGCCTTGCTGGGCTTAAACTGCTCCGCTTTCATGATTTTCCCTTGTACTATATTATAAATTTGCCCTTTGAGCTGCTCGGGATTGCCATGCTCTCCCTCACCTTCGAAGGAGATAAGAATGTCTCCTCCATCCTGAATAAAGCCAAGACGCAGCTTGCGCGTTTCACCCTGAGGAGCCAGTCCGTTATATTGATAAGCTCGTACGGTCTGCATGATCACTGAAGTCAGCTCATCTCCTGCTTCCCGGTTTAGCTTCTCCTCCAGTTGCAATCCTTCCTCCACTTGAACTTCCAGTTCCAGACTAGTCCGGTAAGTTCGGAAAGATTGGATATAGAAGACCAATGAAGGAATGCCCAGCTTAGCGATACGACTATCAAGCGCTATGCGTTCCTTTATTCTTTCCACACACTCCACGGATTTATCAGGCTTTCCAAGCTGAATATATCCGTAAAGAATCTGCAAATCATTCATCCAATCATGACGATGATGATTCAGTGTCCGAATCGCCGCCTGTTGCAGAGTGTTCTCTTGTATACGGAGTTCCCGTTCCCAATGACGCTGATTCCAAATCAAATTGAAAGCAACCGTTGCTGCTACCCAAATTCCAAGCAACAGACACGTCAAAAGGGAGGTATGCCAATACACGAGTCCTAAAGGAAGCATTACGGATAACATGACTGCCCAGATTGCACTTTTCCAGGATTTCATTCTTTCTCCCCGTCCCTCAGTTCGCAAAATTCATGACTTCGTTTAGATTATTACCCTCATCAATTACCATTTCCTAGTATAACACAGCAGTTCCCTGTAGTTCACCAGAGATAACCGTGAGATTTCACATATGTCTAAGGATGTTTATGTTTTCTTAAAACTCTGAAGGTATACATTTCTAAAGTGCTCAAAGAGGTATCCACAAACGCTTCTGAATATTCTACAAAAAAGCCTCCGGCACTCATGCCGGAGGCTTCTACATGCAAATATGGTTCCGTAAGCTTACGCTTCCAGTGCCGCTGCTACCGGAGCGACATCAACTGGGTATACGCTCACTTTTTTGCGATCGCGGCCCCAACGTTCGAACTTCACTACGCCATCCACCAATGCGAACAACGTATCATCTTTACCGATGCCTACGTTAGTGCCTGGATGAATTTTTGTTCCGCGTTGACGAACCAAGATGTTACCGCCGGTTACTGCTTGACCGTCAGCACGTTTCACGCCAAGACGTTTGGAATGGGAATCCCGTCCGTTTTTTGTGGAACCTACACCTTTTTTCGATGCGAACAATTGAAGATTCAATTTCAACATGTTGTCAACCTCCTTCTTTAAATATTTACTTGCTCTATTTGAAGATACTTTCCGTATGATTCTGCGATATCATTTAGCATCACGACCATGGATTCAAGCAGCAATTGCACCTTCGCGGAAGTATCGAAATCATCAATGGAACCTAATGTTCCACTTAGGAATCCGTTCTTCATGGATGTATCCATGGAGATTCCGGTCAAAGTCTCAATCGAATTGACGGTTCCAACCGTTACGGCCGAAACACCGGCACATACGATATCTTCGCCACGCTTTGCATAACCCGCGTGCCCTTTTACCTCAAAGCCAACGATAGTTCCTAGATCCGAAGATCGTGTAATCCGTACGTTAATCATTCACGCACCTTCTTACGCTTGAATCTTCTCGATAGTTACTTTCGTGTACGGTTGACGATGGCCTTGTTTCTTGTGGTAGTTCTTCTTAGGTTTGTATTTGTAAACTACAACCTTAGCGCCTTTACCATGT
This genomic stretch from Paenibacillus sp. FSL H7-0737 harbors:
- a CDS encoding Spo0B domain-containing protein, coding for MKSWKSAIWAVMLSVMLPLGLVYWHTSLLTCLLLGIWVAATVAFNLIWNQRHWERELRIQENTLQQAAIRTLNHHRHDWMNDLQILYGYIQLGKPDKSVECVERIKERIALDSRIAKLGIPSLVFYIQSFRTYRTSLELEVQVEEGLQLEEKLNREAGDELTSVIMQTVRAYQYNGLAPQGETRKLRLGFIQDGGDILISFEGEGEHGNPEQLKGQIYNIVQGKIMKAEQFKPSKAYVELRLPLEM
- the obgE gene encoding GTPase ObgE; this encodes MFVDKAKIYVKGGDGGDGIVAFRREKYVPDGGPAGGDGGRGGDVIFRVDEGLRTLMDFRYQRHFKADKGIKGRNRSQHGANADHMIVRIPPGTMLIDDDTQEIIADLTRHGQQVVVARGGRGGRGNARFATAANKAPELAENGEEGQERYIVMELKVMADVGLVGFPSVGKSTLLSVVSAAQPKIGAYHFTTITPNLGVVDVGDGRSFVMADLPGLIEGASEGIGLGHEFLRHVERTRIIIHVVDMSGSEGRDPFEDWVLINDELKQYNAALIDRPQIVAANKMDMPESEENLIAFRERVAELRPDLEVMPISSLTRQGVQELLYRATDILDSIPVAPVVEEVSGTTERKVYKLEAEDNNSFTITRDNETYVVNSPRIEKMLKRMQLSTHDAILKLARTLRHMGVDAELRKRGAVEGTIVRIGEFEFEFVENSSYY
- the rpmA gene encoding 50S ribosomal protein L27, translating into MLKLNLQLFASKKGVGSTKNGRDSHSKRLGVKRADGQAVTGGNILVRQRGTKIHPGTNVGIGKDDTLFALVDGVVKFERWGRDRKKVSVYPVDVAPVAAALEA
- a CDS encoding ribosomal-processing cysteine protease Prp, encoding MINVRITRSSDLGTIVGFEVKGHAGYAKRGEDIVCAGVSAVTVGTVNSIETLTGISMDTSMKNGFLSGTLGSIDDFDTSAKVQLLLESMVVMLNDIAESYGKYLQIEQVNI